In the Anoplopoma fimbria isolate UVic2021 breed Golden Eagle Sablefish chromosome 7, Afim_UVic_2022, whole genome shotgun sequence genome, one interval contains:
- the fis1 gene encoding mitochondrial fission 1 protein, producing the protein MEAVVSDVVAPEDLLKFEKKYNNELVKGAVSRETKFEYAWCLIRSKYTEDIKKGIVLLEELVQKTSNDDSRDFLFYLAVANYRLKEYEKALKYIRTLQKNEPGNKQAQELEKLIVKALKKDGLVGMAIVGGIGLGVAGLAGLIGLAVSKGAAKS; encoded by the exons ATGGAGGCGGTAGTGAGCGATGTGGTAGCTCCAGAAGACCTTTTA aaattTGAGAAGAAATACAACAATGAGCTGGTGAAGGGAGCCGTCTCCAGAGAAACAAAGTTTGAGTATGCCTGGTGTCTGATCAGGAGTAAATACACAGAGGACATCAAGAAGGGGATTGTGCTCTTGGAGG AACTTGTTCAGAAAACATCAAACGACGACTCCCGGGACTTCTTGTTCTACCTTGCGGTGGCCAACTACAGACTCAAA GAATATGAGAAAGCCCTGAAGTACATCCGAACTCTTCAAAAGAATGAACCGGGGAACAAGCAGGCTCAGGAGCTGGAGAAACTCATCGTCAAGGCTTTGAAGAAAG ATGGCTTGGTTGGCATGGCGATCGTCGGGGGAATCGGTCTGGGCGTGGCCGGTTTGGCGGGCCTCATCGGCTTGGCTGTGTCAAAAGGAGCTGCTAAATCCTAA